In a genomic window of Chaetodon trifascialis isolate fChaTrf1 chromosome 8, fChaTrf1.hap1, whole genome shotgun sequence:
- the LOC139335066 gene encoding rhodopsin, with product MNGTEGPFFYVPMVNTTGIVRSPYEYPQYYLVNPAAYAALGAYMFLLILLGFPINFLTLYVTLEHKKLRTPLNYILLNLAVANLFMVFGGFTTTMYTSMHGYFVLGRLGCNLEGFFATLGGEISLWSLVVLAIERWVVVCKPISNFRFGENHAIMGLGFTWFMASACAVPPLVGWSRYIPEGMQCSCGVDYYTRAEGFNNESFVIYMFICHFLIPLTVVFFCYGRLLCAVKEAAAAQQESETTQRAEREVTRMVVIMVIGFLVCWLPYAGVAWWIFTHQGSEFGPVFMTLPAFFAKSSAIYNPMIYICMNKQFRHCMITTLCCGKNPFEEEEGASTASKTEASSVSSSSVSPA from the coding sequence ATGAACGGCACGGAGGGACCATTTTTCTATGTCCCTATGGTAAACACCACCGGCATTGTCCGGAGTCCTTATGAATACCCTCAGTACTACCTTGTCAACCCAGCAGCCTATGCTGCCCTGGGTGCCTACATGTTCCTGCTCATCCTTCTTGGCTTCCCCATCAACTTCCTCACCCTGTACGTCACCCTGGAACATAAGAAGCTGCGAACCCCTCTAAACTACATCCTGCTGAACCTTGCTGTGGCTAACCTCTTCATGGTGTTTGGAGGATTCACCACAACGATGTACACCTCTATGCATGGCTACTTTGTCCTAGGACGCCTTGGCTGCAATCTGGAAGGATTCTTTGCTACCCTCGGCGGTGAGATTTCGCTCTGGTCACTGGTTGTTCTGGCTATTGAAAGATGGGTGGTTGTCTGCAAGCCCATCAGCAACTTCCGCTTCGGGGAGAATCACGCAATCATGGGTTTGGGCTTCACCTGGTTTATGGCCAGTGCTTGTGCTGTGCCCCCTCTTGTTGGCTGGTCTCGTTACATCCCAGAGGGCATGCAGTGCTCATGTGGAGTCGACTACTACACACGTGCAGAGGGCTTCAACAATGAGTCCTTCGTTATCTACATGTTCATCTGCCACTTCCTCATTCCACTGACTGTTGTGTTCTTTTGCTATGGCCgtctgctctgtgctgtcaaggaggctgctgctgcccagcagGAGTCTGAGACCACCCAGAGGGCTGAGAGGGAAGTCACCCGCATGGTCGTAATCATGGTCATCGGCTTCCTGGTATGTTGGTTACCATATGCTGGTGTGGCCTGGTGGATCTTCACACATCAGGGCTCTGAATTCGGACCAGTCTTCATGACCCTCCCGGCTTTCTTTGCCAAGAGCTCCGCCATCTACAACCCAATGATCTACATCTGCATGAACAAGCAGTTCCGCCACTGCATGATCACCACCTTGTGCTGCGGGAAGAATCCcttcgaggaggaggagggagcatcTACTGCCTCCAAGACCGaggcctcctctgtctcctccagctctgtgtcTCCTGCATAA